From Rutidosis leptorrhynchoides isolate AG116_Rl617_1_P2 chromosome 3, CSIRO_AGI_Rlap_v1, whole genome shotgun sequence, a single genomic window includes:
- the LOC139900834 gene encoding uncharacterized protein codes for MHHKKSEIQIGKDSTCVSSDFNPTPTFDHNKISVFRSNPHSLASSSRSLCLSSTSLFSITLNDHNKKHNNDHTTTRNNEHQILINDVDYDTSSVTGPTPRSTTPHKRPVFTQPTTSPFTNCNHNIIARSKKNYSKRFCNTKSTVIHFLNRLHHLRRLHTHIRLILLLSLPFFYFLVSHPSRSFVIDFVSALVFSAALLFSLNLALPRLPSIRLFLAKSFPLSQNLTKSTLPVFWSIGSRPKTDNHGFNSGCWVQAYNNGDVYEGEFHKGKCSGCGVYYYHMSGRYEGDWVDGKYDGYGVETWARGSRYRGQYRNGLRHGFGVYRFYTGDVYGGEWSNGQSHGCGVHSCEDGSRYVGEFKWGVKHGLGHYHFRNGDTYAGEYFEDKMHGYGVYSFSNGHRYEGSWHEGRRQGLGTYTFRNGETQSGHWHNGILNIPSSHSATHTLSTVAVYHSKVLNAVQEARRAAEKAYDVAKVDERVNRAVAAANRSANAARVAAVKAVQKKTLNGSNCYGLS; via the exons ATGCATCACAAAAAGTCCGAAATCCAAATCGGAAAAGATAGCACTTGTGTCTCTTCCGATTTCAATCCAACACCAACTTTTGATCACAACAAAATCTCGGTTTTTAGATCGAATCCACATTCGCTTGCTTCTTCATCGCGATCACTTTGTTTATCGTCAACTTCTTTGTTTTCGATTACGTTAAATGATCATAACAAGAAACACAACAATGATCACACAACAACTCGTAACAATGAACATCAAATCTTGATAAACGACGTCGATTATGATACTAGTTCCGTTACAGGACCAACTCCTAGATCAACAACACCTCATAAACGACCCGTTTTCACCCAACCCACAACGAGCCCGTTTACAAATTGTAATCATAATATTATTGCACGCTCGAAAAAGAACTACTCTAAGCGTTTTTGTAACACGAAATCAACCGTGATCCATTTTTTAAATCGTCTACATCACCTTCGACGTTTGCATACTCATATTCGCTTAATTTTATTACTTTCACtcccatttttttattttttagtatCGCATCCTAGTCGATCATTTGTCATAGATTTTGTATCCGCACTTGTGTTCTCAGCAGCATTATTGTTTTCTCTAAATCTTGCCCTACCTCGACTCCCTTCCATAAGATTATTTCTAGCGAAATCGTTCCCATTATCACAAAACTTAACCAAATCAACATTGCCCGTTTTTTGGTCAATAGGGTCGAGACCCAAAACCGATAATCATGGGTTCAATTCGGGGTGTTGGGTTCAAGCATACAACAATGGGGATGTGTATGAGGGTGAGTTTCATAAGGGAAAATGTTCTGGTTGTGGTGTGTATTATTATCATATGAGTGGGAGATATGAAGGTGATTGGGTGGATGGTAAGTATGATGGTTACGGGGTTGAGACGTGGGCCCGAGGAAGTCGATATCGCGGGCAGTATCGAAATGGGTTGAGACATGGGTTTGGTGTGTACAGATTTTATACTGGGGATGTTTATGGCGGTGAGTGGTCAAATGGTCAAAGTCATGGTTGTGGTGTTCATAGTTGTGAAGATGGTAGTAGATATGTTGGTGAGTTCAAATGGGGTGTTAAACATGGCCTTGGTCATTATCATTTCAG GAACGGAGATACATATGCTGGAGAATATTTTGAAGACAAGATGCACGGATATGGAGTCTATAGTTTTTCAAACGGGCATAGATACGAAGGATCATGGCACGAAGGAAGAAGGCAGGGGCTTGGAACCTACACTTTCAGAAACGGCGAAACCCAATCTGGCCATTGGCACAATGGGATCCTCAATATCCCGAGTTCTCATAGTGCAACGCATACACTATCAACTGTTGCTGTTTATCATTCCAAGGTCCTTAACGCAGTCCAG GAAGCACGGAGAGCAGCAGAGAAAGCGTATGACGTGGCAAAAGTAGACGAAAGAGTTAATAGGGCAGTTGCAGCCGCAAATAGATCAGCAAATGCAGCTAGAGTGGCTGCAGTAAAGGCGGTGCAGAAGAAAACGCTTAATGGAAGCAACTGTTATGGCCTTTCTTAG
- the LOC139897226 gene encoding large ribosomal subunit protein eL43-like: MQTKRTKKAGIVGKYGTRYGASLRKQIKKMEVSQHSKYFCEFCGKYAVKRKAVGIWGCKDCGKVKAGGAYTLNTASAVTVRSTIRRLREQTES; the protein is encoded by the exons ATGCAGACGAAGCGGACCAAGAAGGCTGGAATTGTTGGGAAATATG GAACCCGTTATGGTGCCAGTTTGAGGAAGCAAATTAAGAAGATGGAAGTCAGTCAGCACAGCAAGTACTTTTGTGAATTCTGTGGAAAG TATGCTGTGAAACGTAAGGCTGTTGGAATCTGGGGCTGCAAAGATTGTGGCAAAGTGAAAGCAGGCGGTGCCTATACGTTAAA CACTGCTAGTGCCGTTACTGTCAGGAGCACCATCCGTAGGCTAAGGGAGCAGACTGAGAGTTAG